One genomic region from Ptychodera flava strain L36383 chromosome 14, AS_Pfla_20210202, whole genome shotgun sequence encodes:
- the LOC139150727 gene encoding secreted acidic protein 2-like: MFQGGHDDSHDDNDDDNEEEEDDDVDDDGDDDDDDDDEVEDDCDDLDDNDDDDDDDDDGNDDDDGDDDDDDGDDDDDVDDDDGGDIIIRTSWHDDDDGDDDDDDDDDDDDHHHHHHHHHHRHHHHQNP; this comes from the coding sequence ATGTTTCAAGGGGGCCATGATGATAGCCATgatgataacgatgatgataacgaagaagaagaagatgatgatgttgatgatgatggtgatgatgatgatgacgacgacgatgaagTTGAAGACGACTGTGACGACTTGgacgacaacgacgacgacgacgacgatgatgatgatggtaatgatgatgatgatggtgatgatgatgatgatgatggtgatgatgatgatgatgttgacgaTGACGATGGCGGTGATATCATCATCAGGACATCAtggcatgatgatgatgatggtgatgatgatgatgatgatgatgatgatgatgatgatcatcatcatcatcatcatcatcatcatcatcgtcatcatcatcatcaaaatccTTAG